The DNA segment GAGCCCCGAGGTGACCTCGGTGTACTCGGAGCCGATCGCGCCGGTCTCGATCTCGGTCTCGACCGCCTCGCCGTCGTCCCCGAGGACGAGCACGGTCGCGTCGCCCGCGGCATCGCTGATCGCGGAGGTCGGCACGACGAGCACACCCGTCGAGCCGGCCACGGTGATCTCCATGCGGGTCGCCGCGCCGATCCTGATGTCGAAGCCCGGGTCGGGCACCGCGATCGTGACGGCGTAGGACTGCGAGTAGCTGTTGCCGGAGTTGACGTTCGACACGCTCGACACGGTGCCTTCGACCACGTCGCCGCTCGCGGTGAGCGTGAGCTCGGCGTCCTGGCCGACCTCGAGCAGCTGCGCCTCGGTGAGGCTCACCGACAGCTCGACGAGGTAGGTGTTGTCCGCGACGATCGTGATGACCGCGGAGGTGTCGTTCGCGCTGACCGAGTCGCCCTCGGCCATCTCCACGGAGATGACCTCGCCCGCGACCGGAGCGGTGAGCTCCGCGTACTCGAGCTGCTGCTTGGCGACCTCGAGCTCGGCCTTCGCCGCGGTGATGTCCGCCTTGTCGGCGAGGATGTCCGCCGCGCTCGGCACGTCGTCCTCCTCTTCGGTGGTGGAGCCGCCGGTCATCGTGTCCGACGAGGAGCCGTCGGTCATCGCCGAGTCGCTGCCCGCCATCGCCGAGTCGTCGCCGGTCATGGCATCGTCGCCGGTCATCGCCGAGTCGTCTCCAGCCATGGAGTCGTCACCCGCCATCGCCGAGTCGTCGGCGGACGCCGAGTCATCGCCCGGCATCGCCGAGTCGTCCGATCCGGACGCGTCGTCGCTGGCCCCTGAATCGTCGCTCGAGTCGTCCGACGAGGAGTCATCAGCCGAGTCGTCCGCTGCGGCGGCGGCCTCGATGGCCTCCTGAAGCGTGGCCACTGCCTCGTCGACGGCGGTCGCATACTCCATGAGCACGGTCTGAGCGTCGTACGCGTCGTTCGACGCAGCGAGCGCGTTCGTCGTCGCGTCCTGGCATGACTCGAGCGCCGCGGCGATCTCCTCGGTGGTGGCGTCCGGGTCGGAGCTCACCTCGGTGAACGTCGCGCACGCCGCAGTCGCGGTCTCGGACAGGTCCTCGGCGTTCTCGAGCAGGCCCTGCGTGTAGTCGTACTGCTCGAGCAGCAGGTCCTGCGCCGCCACGAGTGCCTCGCGGGCGGCCGTCACGGCGTCGTCCTCGTCACTCGTCGTGTCGCCGGCCGTGGTCGTGTCCGCCGTCACGATCGTCGCGGCCGCGCTGACCGTCGTCTCGACCGCGGTCGTGTAGGCCACAGTGGTGACGGTGGTCGACGCGTCGTCGTCGGAGTCGGTCGAGTAGGACGCGGCAGACGTCGAGCTCGAGCTGCTCGACGAGTCGCTCTGCGCCTCGAGGTCGTTCGCGAGCGCCTCCTTGGCGTCCGCGAGCGCCTCCTTGGCCTCGGCCACGGCGTCCTCGAGGTCCTCGGTGTCGAGCGTCGCGAGGAGATCGCCGGCCTCGACCGTGTCACCCTCCTCGACCTCGACGGTGTCGACCGTGCCGGAGACCTGGAAAGCCTCGTCGTACTGGCTCGCCGACTCGATCGAGCCGGTGGCCGACAGTGTCTGCGTGACGTCGCCGGTCTCGACGGCGGCCGTGCGGTACGTCGCCGACGACGACGAGGCGCCGGTCAGCAGCGTTCCAGCCACGAGGCCGCCGACCGCGACGGGCACGACCGCCAGACGCCACTTCCAGCGCCGCGCGAAGTCCATTGCCTGCGTCATCACTCCCCGCTCTCGTCGATCGCGCCGTCGCCGCCAGGCATCTGGCCGCCCATGCCGCCGCCGAACCCACTCGTGGTGACGCAGCCGTCGTCGCCGGCGCTGAACACGGAGATGGAGGTCGCCGCGTAGCCGCCGGACGAGTCCGACTCGCCGGTGGCCGTCATGCACATGCCGACCTCGATCGCGTCGGCGTCGGCCTCCTCAGTGCCCGTCAGCGCGGAGTCCGAGTCGATGTCGACCGTCGTCTCATCGCCGTCGGCGTCCTCGATGGTCAGGGAGTCATCGCCGACCGCGGTAACCGTGCCTGTGACGATCGACGACGTGTCGAAGTCTCCGCCATCGGGCATCTCACCCTGAGCCATGTCGGTGGGCATGTCCGTCGGCATCTCGGCGTCGTCGGGCATCTCGCCCTCCGCCATGTCGGTGGGCATGTCCGTCGGCATCTCACCGTCGCCCATGTCCGCGCCCCCACCCATGCCGCCGCCGAATCCGGTCGCGCAGCTGCCGTCGTCGTCGGCCTCGGTCACGGAGACCGTGCTCGCGGTCGTCTCGTCGTCGGCCAGCGTGACCACGACGCATGCGCCGGTCTCGATGTCCTCGAGCGCGACCTCGACCTCCGCGGTGATCGTGGTGTCGTCGGTCCATGTCACCGCGGTCTGCGAGGAGTCGTCCTGCACCTGAGCGGTGTCGTCGGAGACGTACGAGATCTCGCCCGTGAGGCCGGAGGCCTCGGGCATCTCCATGTCCGCGGCGTCACCCGCGGCGGGCTCGGCGCTGGCCGAGGCCTCGGCCGCGGCCGAGTCGGTGGTGTCGGCGTCGCTCGAGGAGCAGCCTGCAAGCAGCGCCGCGGTGCAGCCGAACGCCACTACGGCGGTCAGGGTACGGGTCTTCATCGTCAGTCGTTCCTGTTCTCTCACGGGGAGGTTCACTGGTCTCGCAGGGCGTCGATCGGCGCCAGCTTGGCGGCGCGCGCCGCGGGGTACACGCCGAAGATCGCGCCGATCCCGACGGCGACGATGATGGACACCACCAGCGCGAGGCCGGAGATGACGATCGTCGAGCCGAGGACGCTCGGCAGTCCCAGCGCCAGTCCGACGCCGAGGAGCGCACCGATCGCGCCACCGGCCAGGCCGAGGATCATCGCCTCGATCAGGAACTGGTTGCGGATGTTCGCGGGCGCGGCGCCGAGCGCCTTCCGCAGACCGATCTCCTTGGTGCGTTCGGTCACCGACACGAGCATGATGTTCATGACCCCGATGCCGCCGACAAGGAGCGCGAGGGCCGCGATGCCGGTCAGCAGGATCGTGAGCTTCTCGTAGACCGCTGTCGCGGTCGAGATCAGCGAGTCCTGGGCGTCGATCGAGAAGTCGGCGTCGTCCGCGCTGCTGATGCCGTGGAGGTTCAGCAGCAGGGACTCGGCCTCCTGGGCCGCGGCGCTGAGGGAGTCGGAGTCGTTCGCCTTGATGTAGATCGTGTCGACGGACTCGGTCGACGAGGTGTCCTCGACGAGCGACTCGAACATCGTCGTCATCGGCACCACGGCCATGTCGTCGAGCGACGTGTCACCGGACGAGCCCGCCTCGGCGAGGACGCCGATGACCTCGAAGGCCTCGCCGTCGATCGTCACCTCCTGGCCGACGACGTTCGTGCTGCCGAACAGCTCCTCCGCAGTCTCGGTGCCGAGCACGATGACGCTCGCCCCGGAGGTCTCCTCGTCCTCGGTGAAGAAGCTTCCGTAGAGGAGCTCGCGCGACCGCACCTCGGTCCAGCTCGTCGTCGTTCCGGTGACGTCGGTGGTCCAGTTGCTCTCGCCGTACTCGAGCGACAGGCTCGACGTCTTCTCGGCGGCGACCGCCGCGGCGTCGGGCACCGCGATGATCGACGCGAGGGCGTCGGCGTCGGTGAGCGTCAGGGTGTCGCCCGTGCCGAAGCCGCCCTGCATGCCGTCCTCGTCGGTAGACGACCCGGGAGACACGATGAGCAGGTCGGAGCCGAGCGCGGAGATCTCCTCGCTGACGTCCTTCTGCGTGCCGAGGCCGAGGCCGACGGTGAGGACCACGGAGGCGATGCCTACGACGATGCCGAGCATCGTCAGCGCGGAGCGCATCTTGTGGGCGCGGATCGCGCTCACGGAGCTCTTGAGAAGGTCTGCGGGCCTCACTTGGCGATCTCCGTTCCGGCGCCGACGAACTGGCCGTCGGTCACGTTGTAGACGGTCCCCGCACGACGCGCGACGTCGCCCTCGTGGGTGATCAGCACGATCGTGCTGCCCTCCGAGTGCAGATCGTCGAGCATGCCGAGGACGTCCTCGGTGGACCGTGAGTCCAGGTTTCCGGTGGGCTCGTCCGCAAGCACGATCGCGGGCTCGGTCACGAGCGCGCGAGCGATCGCGACTCGCTGCTGCTGGCCTCCCGAGAGCTGGCCCGGGTGGTTGCGGTAGCGATCGCCGAGGCCGACGCGCTCGAGCGCTGCCATCGCCCGCTCCTTGCGCTCGGCGGGAGCGATTCCCGCGTACACGAGCGGCAGCTCGACGTTGCCGAGCGCAGTGAGGCTCGACAACAGGTGGAACTGCTGGAACACGAAGCCGATGCGCCGGTTGCGGGCCGAGGCGAGCGCGTTCTCGTCCATCTGCGAGACGTCCTCGCCCGCGAGGATGTACTGCCCCGTGGTCAGCACGTCGAGACAGCCCAGGATGTTCATGAGGGTCGACTTGCCGGAGCCCGACGGCCCGACGATGGCGACGTACTCGCCGGGGAAGATCCGGCAGTCGATGCCGCGCAGGGCTTCGAACTCGATGTCGCCCGTGTGGTAGGTCTTGCGAGCGGCGTTGAGCTCGATCACCGGGGCGGTGTCGTCGAGCCGCTCAACGTGAGTGACGGTCATGGGAGATCCTTGTCTGAGTCGATCTGGTCGAGGGGTCCGGCCGGGACCTACTGGCCCGGCATCCCGCCGGCCGGGGCTCCGCCCATGTCGCCGCTCGGCATCTCGCCGCTGAAGCCGCCCATCATGTCGCTGAAGTCGTCGGTGCTGTCCGAGTCGGTGCCATCCGAGGACGCCGTCGTCGTGACGACGATCGACTCGCCCTCCTCGAGACCGTCGGTGATGATCGTGTAGCTGTCGATGGCGTCGCCGAGGGTGACCTCGCGGGTCTCCTCGTTGCCCTCGTCGTCGACCACGGTGACGGTCGAGACGTCGTCGGTGGTCGTGATCGCGTTCGTCGGGATCGCGAGCACGTCGGTCTGGCGGAGGTAGGCGATGTCGGCCGTGACCGACGTGCCCTCGTACAGGCCCTCGATGGTGTCGGTCACCTGGAGCTCGACGGCGTACGTGGCGGAACCGCCGGTCGTCGTCGGGAGGTTCGCGATGTCGGTGACGATCCCGTAGAACTCCTCGTCCACATCGTCCGAGGTGAAGGTGACCTGGTCGCCCTCCTCGATCAGCGCGACCTCGTCCTCGCTGAGGCTCACGGACACGGTCCACTCGTCCTGACCGACGATCGTCACGCCGTCGCTCGACGTCGAGGTGCTCGTCGCTGTCATGGTCGACGAGTCGCCGCTCGACGAGCTCGAGCCGCCGGAGACGACGTCGCCGACCTCGTAGGGCTGCGAGGTGAGGAGGCCATCCATGTCGGCGACCAGCTCGGCGTCGTCCATGGCCTCCTTGGCATCGGCGACCGACGCCTTGAGCACCGCGACCTGCGACTCTGCGGCCTCGATCTGGGCCTCGCTCGCGTCGGAGCCGTCGTCGGCGTCCTCGAGGTTGGACAGCGTGGCCTTCGCCTGGGCGAGCTCGGCCTTGGCCGAGGTCAGCGACGCGGTGAGAGACAGCGTGTCGATCTCGGCGATCACGTCGCCCTCCTCGACGTAGTCGCCCTCCTCGAAGTACACGGCCGTGACCTCGCCCGACGCGTCGAAGGACAGCGAGTCGGTGGAGACCGCGGCGAGCGTGCCGGACGCCTCGACCGACTCCTCAAGCGTCTGGAGGCTCACCGTCATGGTCTGCTGGCCAGCGTCCTCCATGCCCTCCATCGCGAAGGCCTCCTGGTCGCCGGCGCTGCTGGGCCCCCACAGGTACATGGCGCCGACGCCGACGCCGGCGCCTGCCACGAGGGCGGCCGCGGGAATGACCCACTTGCGCGCGCGGTTCCATCGGAGAGAAATCTTGGGCATGGTCCGTCCTGTCGGTCGTGACGTCATTTCGTGTCACAACCTAGGGACGCTTGCTGGGAGATTCCTCAGAGCCAGCCAAGGATTCCCAGGAATGTGGGACGAGCGTCCAAAGCTGTCCGGAACGCACCGGTTCGAGGGGTCACGGACGATGCTGCGGGGAGTGGCCGCACCGCAGACGGAGGGTCGGGCGCGAGGCCCGGCCGACGGGCGTGAAAGGCTAGCGGGCGGGACCGACGCGGACGACGGCCCGCTCGCGCGACGCGATATCTGCAGCGAGCGCGACCACGTCGTCGGCGGTCACCGCATGCACCTGATCGAGCATCTCCCCGATGCTCCACAGCTCACCGAACGCGAGCTCCGCCTTGCCCAGGCGGGACATGCGCGAGTACGAGTCCTCGAGCCGCAGCACCATCGAGCCGGCGATCTGTCCCTTGGCCCGGTCGAGCTCCGAGGCGGTGACCCCGTCGGCCATGCGCTCGAGCTCGACGCCCATGAGCCGCTCGACCTCCGGGGCCTTCGCGGGCGTGCAGGCGGCATAGACGCCGAACAGCCCCGTCTCGGCGCTCGGGGCGCCGAACGAGTACACCGTGTAGGTGAGGCCGCGCTTCTCGCGGATCTCCTGGAACAGGCGCGAGCTCATGCCGCCGCCGAGGATCGCGTTGTAGACGGCCAGGGTGTTGCGCCGCTCGTCGTTCGCGCGGAATCCAAGGCTTCCGAGCAGCAGGTGCGACTGCTCGAGCTCCGAGCGCACGACGTCGATCTCGGGCGTGTGGACGGACGTGACCGGCGCGAGAGGGTCGCGGCGGCTCACGGGCGGCACGGCCGCCGTGAGGTCCCAGCCGCCGTCCTCGAGAGCCTGCTGGACCTGTGCGCACACGACGTCGTGGTCCACTCCCCCGGCCGCGGTGACGATGAGGGTGCTCGGCGCGTAGTGCTGCGTGTAGTGCTCCCACACGGCTTCGCGGGAGACCGACTCGATGATCTCGGGGGTGCCGCCGATGGGACGACCGAGCGGGTGCCCTCCGAGCACGGCCTCGGCGAAGCGCTCATGGATCACGTCACCCGGGTCGTCCTCGTTCATCGCGAGCTCCTCGAGGATCACCCCGCGCTCCATGTCGAAGTCGTCGCGATCGAGCCGCGCGGAGGTGACCATGTCGAGGATCACGTCGATCGCCATCGGCAGGTCCTCGTCGATCACCCGCGCGTAGTAGCAGGTGTACTCCTTGCCCGTGAGCGCGTTCGACTCGCCGCCGACCCGGTCGAAGGCCTCGGCGATGTCGAGGGCGCTGCGGCGCCGGGTGCCCTTGAACAGCAGGTGCTCGAGGAAGTGGGTCGACCCCGCGTGCTCGTCGGTCTCATCGCGCGAGCCGACGCCGAACCACGCGCCGATGGTCGCGGAGCGCATCCCGGGGATCGTCTCGGTGAAGACCCGGACCCCGCCGGGAAGGACAGACCGGCGGATCACGGCTCCGTGATCCTGCTCGATCGTGACCGAGCTTCCGACTGTGGAGGGGGCCACCAGCGGCAGGAGGTGAGGCATGGGAGCGAGCCTAACGCCGAAGAGGCGGCCCCGGTGAACCCGGGACCGCCTCTTGCGAGCGTGATGCGGCGGATTACTCCGCGGCAGCCTCCTCCGAGGCCTCCTCGACGACGCCGAGCGACAGCTTGCCGCGCGGGTCGATCTCGGTGATCTCGACCTGGATCTTCTGGCCGACGTTCAGGACGTCCTCGACGTTCTCCACGCGCTTGCCGCCGACCAGCTTGCGGATCTGCGAGATGTGCAGCAGACCGTCCTTGCCCGGCGAGAGGGAGACGAAGGCGCCGAAGGCGACCGTCTTGACGACGGTGCCGACGAAGCGCTCGCCCACCTCAGGCATGTGCGGGTTCGCGATCGCGTTGATCGCGTCGCGCGCCGCCTCGGCCGAGGGGCCGTCGACCGCACCGATGAACACGGTGCCGTCGTCCTCGATCGAGATGTCGGCGCCGGTGTCGTCCTGGATCTGGTTGATCATCTTGCCCTTGGGGCCGATGACCTCGCCGATCTTGTCGACGGGCACGCGCACCGTGATGATGCGCGGCGCGAACGGGCTCATCTCGTCGGGCTCCGAGATGGCCTGGGCCATCACGTCCAGGATGTGGAGGCGGGCCTCCTTGGCCTGGGTGAGCGCGCCGCCGAGCACCGAGGCGGGGATGCCGTCGAGCTTGGTGTCGAGCTGGATCGCGGTGACGAACTCGGAGGTTCCGGCCACCTTGAAGTCCATGTCGCCGAACGCGTCCTCGGCGCCGAGGATGTCGGTGAGCGCCGCGTAGCGGGTCTCGCCGTCCACCGTGTCGGACACGAGGCCCATCGCGATGCCCGCGACAGGGGCGCGCAGCGGCACACCGGCGTTGAGCATGGCGAGCGTCGAGGCGCAGACCGAGCCCATCGAGGTCGAGCCGTTGGAGCCGAGCGCCTCGGAGACCTGACGGATCGCGTACGGGAAGTCCTCACGCGACGGCAGCACCGGCACGAGCGCACGCTCGGCGAGCGCGCCGTGGCCGATCTCGCGGCGCTTCGGGCTGCCCACACGACCGGTCTCGCCCGTGGAGAAGGGCGGGAAGTTGTAGTGGTGCATGTAGCGCTTGCGCGTCTCGGGGTTGTACGAGTCGATCTGCTGCTCCATCTTGAGCATGTTCAGCGTGGTGACACCCATGATCTGGGTCTCGCCGCGCTCGAAGATCGCGGAGCCGTGGACGCGCGGGATCGGGCCGACCTCGGCCGACAGCGGGCGGATGTCGCGCAGGCCGCGGCCGTCGATGCGGACGCCGTCCTTGAGGATGCGCTGGCGCACCGACTGCTTGGTGACGGAGCGGATCGCAGCCGACACCTCCTTCTCGCGGCCCTCGAAGGTCTCGGCGAAGTTCGCGAGCGTCTCCGCCTTGACCTCGTCGAGGCGAGCCTCGCGGGTCTGCTTGTCGGCGATGGTGAGCGCCTCGGCGAGCTTGTCGCCGGCGAACGCCTTGACGGCCTCGAGCACGTCGTCCTGGTAGTCCAGGAAGCGCGGGAACTCGATGGTCTCCTTGGCGGCCTTCTCGGCGAGCTCGATCTGAGCCTCGCACAGCGCCTTGAGGAACGGCTTGGCGGCCTCGAGGCCCTGGGCCACGACCTCCTCGGTCGGCGCCGCGGCGCCCTCCGAGATGAGGTTGTAGGCGTCGTCGGTGGCCTCGGCCTCGACCATCATGATCGCGACGTCGTCGCCAGCGATGCGGCCGGCCACGACCATGTCGAAGACCGCGCGCTCCTTCTGCGAGTACTTGGGGAACGCGACCCACTGGCCGTCGATCAGCGCGATGCGCACACCGGCGATCGGGCCGGTGAACGGCAGGCCGGACAGCTGCGTCGACGCCGAGGAGGCGTTGATCGCGAGCGTGTCGTACGCGTCGTCCGGGTTGATGGACAGGACCGTGATGACGACCTGGACCTCGTTGCGCAGGCCGGACACGAAGGTCGGGCGCAGCGGGCGGTCGATCAGGCGGCACGTGAGGATCGCGTCCGTCGACGGACGGCCCTCGCGGCGGAAGAACGAGCCGGGGATCTTGCCCGCGGCGTACGAGCGCTCCTCGACGTCGACGGTCAGCGGGAAGAAGTCGAAGCCGTCGCGCGGGTGCTTGCCCGCGGTGGTGGCGGACAGCAGCATCGTGTCGCCGTCCAGGTAGGCGGCGACGGAGCCGGCGGCCTGCTGAGCAAGGCGGCCGGTCTCGAAGCGCACCACGCGCTTGCCGAACGAGCCGTTGTCGATAACGGCCTCGGCGAACTGGATCTCGGGACCCTCCATGGGTCACCCTCCGTTTCGTGAAGGGCGTCCGAATGTCGGTCGTCGATCGAGGCCCACTCCCCTGCCGAGCAGGTGA comes from the Demequina sp. NBRC 110054 genome and includes:
- a CDS encoding efflux RND transporter periplasmic adaptor subunit, producing the protein MPKISLRWNRARKWVIPAAALVAGAGVGVGAMYLWGPSSAGDQEAFAMEGMEDAGQQTMTVSLQTLEESVEASGTLAAVSTDSLSFDASGEVTAVYFEEGDYVEEGDVIAEIDTLSLTASLTSAKAELAQAKATLSNLEDADDGSDASEAQIEAAESQVAVLKASVADAKEAMDDAELVADMDGLLTSQPYEVGDVVSGGSSSSSGDSSTMTATSTSTSSDGVTIVGQDEWTVSVSLSEDEVALIEEGDQVTFTSDDVDEEFYGIVTDIANLPTTTGGSATYAVELQVTDTIEGLYEGTSVTADIAYLRQTDVLAIPTNAITTTDDVSTVTVVDDEGNEETREVTLGDAIDSYTIITDGLEEGESIVVTTTASSDGTDSDSTDDFSDMMGGFSGEMPSGDMGGAPAGGMPGQ
- a CDS encoding polyribonucleotide nucleotidyltransferase; protein product: MEGPEIQFAEAVIDNGSFGKRVVRFETGRLAQQAAGSVAAYLDGDTMLLSATTAGKHPRDGFDFFPLTVDVEERSYAAGKIPGSFFRREGRPSTDAILTCRLIDRPLRPTFVSGLRNEVQVVITVLSINPDDAYDTLAINASSASTQLSGLPFTGPIAGVRIALIDGQWVAFPKYSQKERAVFDMVVAGRIAGDDVAIMMVEAEATDDAYNLISEGAAAPTEEVVAQGLEAAKPFLKALCEAQIELAEKAAKETIEFPRFLDYQDDVLEAVKAFAGDKLAEALTIADKQTREARLDEVKAETLANFAETFEGREKEVSAAIRSVTKQSVRQRILKDGVRIDGRGLRDIRPLSAEVGPIPRVHGSAIFERGETQIMGVTTLNMLKMEQQIDSYNPETRKRYMHHYNFPPFSTGETGRVGSPKRREIGHGALAERALVPVLPSREDFPYAIRQVSEALGSNGSTSMGSVCASTLAMLNAGVPLRAPVAGIAMGLVSDTVDGETRYAALTDILGAEDAFGDMDFKVAGTSEFVTAIQLDTKLDGIPASVLGGALTQAKEARLHILDVMAQAISEPDEMSPFAPRIITVRVPVDKIGEVIGPKGKMINQIQDDTGADISIEDDGTVFIGAVDGPSAEAARDAINAIANPHMPEVGERFVGTVVKTVAFGAFVSLSPGKDGLLHISQIRKLVGGKRVENVEDVLNVGQKIQVEITEIDPRGKLSLGVVEEASEEAAAE
- a CDS encoding pitrilysin family protein yields the protein MPHLLPLVAPSTVGSSVTIEQDHGAVIRRSVLPGGVRVFTETIPGMRSATIGAWFGVGSRDETDEHAGSTHFLEHLLFKGTRRRSALDIAEAFDRVGGESNALTGKEYTCYYARVIDEDLPMAIDVILDMVTSARLDRDDFDMERGVILEELAMNEDDPGDVIHERFAEAVLGGHPLGRPIGGTPEIIESVSREAVWEHYTQHYAPSTLIVTAAGGVDHDVVCAQVQQALEDGGWDLTAAVPPVSRRDPLAPVTSVHTPEIDVVRSELEQSHLLLGSLGFRANDERRNTLAVYNAILGGGMSSRLFQEIREKRGLTYTVYSFGAPSAETGLFGVYAACTPAKAPEVERLMGVELERMADGVTASELDRAKGQIAGSMVLRLEDSYSRMSRLGKAELAFGELWSIGEMLDQVHAVTADDVVALAADIASRERAVVRVGPAR
- a CDS encoding ABC transporter ATP-binding protein, producing the protein MTVTHVERLDDTAPVIELNAARKTYHTGDIEFEALRGIDCRIFPGEYVAIVGPSGSGKSTLMNILGCLDVLTTGQYILAGEDVSQMDENALASARNRRIGFVFQQFHLLSSLTALGNVELPLVYAGIAPAERKERAMAALERVGLGDRYRNHPGQLSGGQQQRVAIARALVTEPAIVLADEPTGNLDSRSTEDVLGMLDDLHSEGSTIVLITHEGDVARRAGTVYNVTDGQFVGAGTEIAK
- a CDS encoding ABC transporter permease, with product MRPADLLKSSVSAIRAHKMRSALTMLGIVVGIASVVLTVGLGLGTQKDVSEEISALGSDLLIVSPGSSTDEDGMQGGFGTGDTLTLTDADALASIIAVPDAAAVAAEKTSSLSLEYGESNWTTDVTGTTTSWTEVRSRELLYGSFFTEDEETSGASVIVLGTETAEELFGSTNVVGQEVTIDGEAFEVIGVLAEAGSSGDTSLDDMAVVPMTTMFESLVEDTSSTESVDTIYIKANDSDSLSAAAQEAESLLLNLHGISSADDADFSIDAQDSLISTATAVYEKLTILLTGIAALALLVGGIGVMNIMLVSVTERTKEIGLRKALGAAPANIRNQFLIEAMILGLAGGAIGALLGVGLALGLPSVLGSTIVISGLALVVSIIVAVGIGAIFGVYPAARAAKLAPIDALRDQ
- a CDS encoding efflux RND transporter periplasmic adaptor subunit, giving the protein MTQAMDFARRWKWRLAVVPVAVGGLVAGTLLTGASSSSATYRTAAVETGDVTQTLSATGSIESASQYDEAFQVSGTVDTVEVEEGDTVEAGDLLATLDTEDLEDAVAEAKEALADAKEALANDLEAQSDSSSSSSSTSAASYSTDSDDDASTTVTTVAYTTAVETTVSAAATIVTADTTTAGDTTSDEDDAVTAAREALVAAQDLLLEQYDYTQGLLENAEDLSETATAACATFTEVSSDPDATTEEIAAALESCQDATTNALAASNDAYDAQTVLMEYATAVDEAVATLQEAIEAAAAADDSADDSSSDDSSDDSGASDDASGSDDSAMPGDDSASADDSAMAGDDSMAGDDSAMTGDDAMTGDDSAMAGSDSAMTDGSSSDTMTGGSTTEEEDDVPSAADILADKADITAAKAELEVAKQQLEYAELTAPVAGEVISVEMAEGDSVSANDTSAVITIVADNTYLVELSVSLTEAQLLEVGQDAELTLTASGDVVEGTVSSVSNVNSGNSYSQSYAVTIAVPDPGFDIRIGAATRMEITVAGSTGVLVVPTSAISDAAGDATVLVLGDDGEAVETEIETGAIGSEYTEVTSGLEEGDVVVLADLTADMSSDDESDASDSSGLLSGLSDDSSDDSSGSMQMPSGGFGGGQMPQMGG